The following proteins are co-located in the Trichormus variabilis 0441 genome:
- a CDS encoding FAD-dependent oxidoreductase: MSLLPNLPESTNNISRRTLLKVFGVGAVAGVTGYSRFTKPKPTVFQKDTLSLPRLLNQAKSVIVIGGGLAGLACAYELSQRGFTVTLIEKSPQLGGKIASWQIEAVGETFMMEHGFHGFFPQYYNLKSIVAELGINDNFQSLNFYSVVYRGDQYKPEVFRPSHSAFPWNIVDLAIASPNRFQWGINLTKIKHLQVFQAITGFQREKNYQRFDNISVADWVKTEFPQGLYDLYFLPFAKSSLNAPDTMSVGELMQFFHFYFFGNPEGLAFNGTKDDMGTSLVQPIANSVKNKNGTILTDATVSEIIAKDGKIRGLKYYVGSNQNNVPFWVKRNSVITEEKTEYFGAADEVFAVESASETAISLTCTHQGCTVKKSTDGKYRCPCHGAEFAADGKVLKGPAKRDLQKLQVVQKQNDELQLLATTNDALLPETITADYYVFATDVPGVQQLFKHISGDVDQTVRSQVENLSIADPFAVCRFWFDQDFEWEQSNFTSLSGYQLTDSITLYHRIQQQFIDWSQKTGGSVVELHAYCYKEKEFPTQEALLTTFENELYDIVPQLKQAKLLHRELVNQHNFSGYPPNSYGERPETSTNISNLLFAGDWVKMPFPCGLMERAVSSGLIAANEILHREGLQRRSLLSVNPEGLLQI; the protein is encoded by the coding sequence ATGAGTTTATTACCTAATTTGCCAGAGTCTACTAATAATATATCCCGTCGCACCCTTTTAAAGGTGTTTGGTGTTGGTGCAGTTGCAGGAGTAACAGGATACTCTCGCTTTACTAAGCCTAAGCCAACGGTATTTCAAAAAGATACCTTGAGTTTGCCACGGTTACTGAATCAAGCAAAAAGTGTCATAGTTATCGGGGGTGGTTTAGCGGGTTTAGCTTGTGCGTATGAATTGAGTCAACGGGGGTTTACAGTCACACTGATAGAAAAATCACCCCAACTCGGTGGTAAAATTGCTAGCTGGCAAATAGAAGCCGTGGGCGAAACCTTCATGATGGAACATGGCTTTCATGGCTTTTTTCCTCAGTACTATAATTTGAAAAGTATAGTTGCAGAACTGGGAATAAATGATAATTTTCAATCATTAAACTTTTATTCAGTTGTTTATCGAGGAGATCAATACAAACCAGAGGTTTTTCGTCCTAGTCATTCAGCCTTTCCTTGGAATATTGTAGACTTAGCGATCGCCTCTCCTAATCGCTTCCAATGGGGAATTAATTTAACTAAGATTAAACACCTACAAGTATTTCAAGCCATCACAGGTTTTCAGCGAGAAAAGAACTATCAACGCTTCGATAATATATCGGTGGCTGATTGGGTAAAAACAGAATTTCCCCAAGGTTTGTACGATTTGTATTTTCTCCCATTTGCTAAGTCTAGCTTGAACGCACCAGATACAATGAGCGTGGGAGAATTAATGCAGTTTTTCCATTTTTATTTTTTTGGCAATCCAGAAGGACTGGCTTTTAATGGTACGAAAGATGATATGGGGACAAGTTTAGTCCAACCCATTGCCAACAGTGTGAAAAATAAGAATGGGACAATTCTTACTGATGCAACGGTGAGCGAAATTATTGCCAAAGATGGTAAAATTCGAGGTTTGAAATATTATGTTGGCAGTAATCAAAATAATGTCCCTTTTTGGGTAAAACGTAACTCAGTGATTACTGAAGAAAAAACAGAGTATTTTGGTGCGGCTGATGAAGTATTTGCTGTGGAATCTGCTAGCGAAACAGCAATTTCTTTAACTTGTACTCATCAAGGTTGTACTGTGAAAAAATCCACAGATGGTAAATACCGTTGCCCTTGTCATGGGGCAGAATTTGCGGCGGATGGTAAAGTGTTGAAGGGGCCAGCCAAGCGGGATTTACAAAAGTTGCAAGTTGTACAAAAACAAAATGATGAATTGCAACTGTTAGCTACAACTAATGATGCACTGTTACCAGAGACAATCACCGCAGATTATTACGTGTTTGCCACAGATGTGCCTGGAGTACAACAATTATTTAAGCATATTAGTGGAGATGTAGATCAAACAGTGCGATCGCAAGTAGAAAACTTGAGTATCGCTGATCCTTTTGCTGTGTGTCGTTTCTGGTTTGATCAAGATTTTGAGTGGGAACAAAGTAACTTTACTTCCTTATCTGGCTATCAGTTAACCGACAGCATCACCTTATATCACCGCATTCAGCAACAATTTATTGATTGGTCACAAAAAACTGGCGGTAGTGTGGTAGAGTTACACGCCTATTGTTACAAAGAAAAAGAATTTCCCACCCAGGAAGCTTTGTTAACTACCTTTGAAAACGAACTATATGACATAGTCCCCCAGTTGAAACAAGCAAAACTCCTGCATCGGGAATTGGTAAATCAACATAACTTTTCCGGTTATCCACCCAATAGTTATGGAGAACGTCCAGAAACCAGTACAAATATTTCTAACTTATTGTTTGCTGGTGATTGGGTAAAAATGCCCTTTCCCTGCGGCTTAATGGAACGCGCCGTCAGTAGTGGTTTAATCGCAGCCAATGAGATTTTACACCGGGAAGGTTTGCAGAGGCGATCGCTTTTATCGGTGAATCCAGAGGGTTTGTTGCAGATTTAA
- a CDS encoding ADP-ribosylglycohydrolase family protein: protein MRYSLVSRFRGAFVGGILGENLAKGGVGNNREGFSNFARTIIPGTESLIKLGKLDVDEWQIGYQKEFITSPGNSGIENKLIFATIPVALFFHENPVKLRQNLVRVSKIWDDAPVVRDSNLAIGYAIAQSLTEKLHLHTIIPQIISFIGETETLLPQKLLIIHKLLEEHAGLERLKAELSREEKLSHATAVAFYCFLSTLEDFRFSVLRSLQLESMHSQTITAITGILSGSYNSTVGIPANWQTSLLPTNSTANEETNLCQMLELADALAGVWSGVYNLPLNSREFSESGFIMPNQSVPFSVYAAPNIIRGR from the coding sequence ATGCGCTACTCGTTGGTTAGTAGGTTCAGGGGTGCTTTTGTTGGAGGAATATTAGGGGAAAATTTGGCTAAGGGTGGGGTAGGTAATAACAGGGAAGGTTTCTCCAACTTTGCTAGAACTATTATTCCTGGCACTGAAAGTTTAATTAAACTGGGAAAACTAGATGTAGATGAGTGGCAAATAGGATACCAAAAAGAATTTATCACTTCGCCTGGAAACTCAGGTATCGAGAACAAACTAATTTTTGCCACAATCCCAGTAGCACTTTTTTTCCATGAAAATCCTGTGAAACTGCGTCAAAATTTGGTGCGGGTATCAAAAATCTGGGATGATGCTCCAGTTGTTCGTGATAGTAACCTAGCAATAGGGTATGCGATCGCTCAATCACTGACAGAAAAGCTGCACCTCCACACCATAATCCCGCAAATAATCTCTTTTATTGGAGAAACCGAGACATTACTTCCACAAAAATTATTAATAATACACAAACTTTTAGAAGAACACGCTGGTTTAGAAAGACTAAAAGCTGAGTTGAGTAGAGAAGAGAAGCTTTCTCATGCTACTGCTGTGGCATTTTACTGCTTTCTCAGCACCTTGGAAGACTTTCGTTTCTCGGTTTTGCGTAGCTTGCAACTAGAATCTATGCACTCACAGACAATAACAGCCATTACTGGTATTTTGTCTGGAAGTTATAACAGCACTGTAGGTATTCCTGCTAATTGGCAGACTTCACTTTTACCAACTAACTCCACAGCCAACGAAGAAACCAACCTCTGCCAGATGCTAGAATTGGCGGATGCTCTTGCTGGGGTGTGGTCAGGAGTGTATAATCTTCCCCTAAATTCCAGAGAGTTTTCAGAATCAGGGTTTATCATGCCTAATCAATCGGTTCCATTTTCTGTTTATGCAGCGCCTAACATTATTCGAGGGCGTTAG
- a CDS encoding HD family phosphohydrolase, translating to MAKSLKKKSWVDAVNLGWVHEQRSSVVLAIAIVSLTGVIGHKLYNQPKLKIGTVAPQTIKAPRTASIEDKKRTEIERKAARKSLTPVLMVDVRTTAQIGQNLEKMLDQGNEIRISAGSFPFYDTSVLSLSSQHYLRSCSDAEWQMMLVALENTGQKRLGLFLEKPSTRSLRKQENSQNLPNTETQTSLLFPPPTVSLGQESQVQGVSLDPGQPKESISSPKTQNPEVSTNTQFVQALAELATFRMTTANQNLPRLINQITQAREAYAQASVQILHVDTITTQTIYHETVLLELSDYEWTQTQKGIRQGAERILAQGIPAGLPQSVLQNAVTLQVQAFVPKSAESLATKLLLAVLEPNLKKDEEQTREHAQKAASVVAPVMVEVKQGAVIVKKGKEITEWDFEVLEHYQLISRENNWLALLKLGGLVTGGVCIFVLVETRSKCPLRQRDRLLVLLLTLSTPGVLAMGVSYTTWGAVGLLLGSFYGRELSMTVICLLLFILPMSMEISTIGLVAGAAGGILGSYIAHRLRSREELALLGGAIAITQGGVYLLMKVLIGAAFGSSWYLILQEAGLFTLSGLAWSVVALGLSPYLEKLFDLVTPIRLAELANPNRPLLKRLATETPGTFQHTLFVATLAEAAAKHLGCNVELVRAGTLYHDIGKMHDPLGFIENQMGGPNKHETEIKDPWKSAEIIKKHVSEGLVMARRHLLPTAIQAFIPEHQGTMLIAYFHHQAEQMAQTDPNIVVNEADFRYDGPIPQSRETAIVMLADACEAALRSLKDVNTEQALTVLNNILRARWQDNQLIDSGLTREEMSQIAEIFVEVWQQFHHKRIAYPKMKSGKG from the coding sequence ATGGCAAAATCGTTAAAGAAGAAAAGTTGGGTAGATGCAGTAAATCTGGGCTGGGTGCATGAACAGCGTTCATCCGTTGTTTTGGCGATCGCTATTGTCTCTCTTACGGGGGTAATTGGTCATAAGTTATATAATCAACCAAAGCTGAAAATAGGGACGGTTGCACCCCAAACGATTAAAGCACCTCGTACCGCTAGTATTGAAGATAAAAAACGCACTGAAATTGAACGCAAAGCAGCTCGTAAAAGTTTAACACCAGTGTTAATGGTCGATGTGAGAACTACCGCACAAATCGGCCAAAACCTAGAGAAAATGCTGGATCAGGGTAATGAAATTCGCATATCGGCTGGTTCTTTCCCTTTTTATGATACTTCAGTCCTGTCCTTATCTAGCCAACATTACCTACGCTCTTGTTCTGATGCAGAATGGCAAATGATGCTGGTGGCTTTAGAAAATACGGGTCAAAAAAGGTTGGGATTGTTCTTAGAAAAACCCAGTACTCGCAGCCTGCGTAAACAAGAAAATTCCCAGAATTTGCCGAATACGGAAACACAAACTTCTTTATTATTTCCCCCTCCGACAGTTTCCCTCGGCCAGGAAAGTCAAGTTCAAGGTGTTTCTCTTGACCCTGGTCAACCAAAAGAAAGTATATCTTCCCCAAAAACACAAAATCCTGAAGTCTCTACAAACACTCAGTTTGTGCAAGCGTTGGCAGAATTAGCTACTTTTCGGATGACCACTGCCAATCAAAATTTACCGAGACTGATCAATCAAATTACTCAAGCAAGGGAAGCTTACGCCCAAGCTAGTGTGCAAATTTTACACGTAGATACCATTACAACACAGACAATTTATCACGAAACTGTTCTTCTGGAATTGTCAGATTATGAATGGACCCAAACACAAAAGGGAATCCGCCAAGGTGCAGAACGGATTTTAGCCCAAGGTATTCCTGCGGGTTTGCCTCAGAGTGTTTTACAAAACGCTGTAACTTTGCAAGTGCAAGCTTTTGTCCCCAAAAGTGCGGAATCTTTAGCGACTAAACTATTGTTGGCTGTACTGGAACCGAATCTGAAGAAAGATGAGGAACAAACCAGAGAACACGCTCAAAAAGCTGCATCTGTGGTTGCACCTGTGATGGTTGAGGTGAAACAAGGTGCAGTTATTGTCAAGAAAGGGAAAGAAATTACTGAGTGGGATTTTGAGGTATTAGAGCATTATCAACTGATTAGCCGCGAAAATAACTGGTTAGCTTTGCTGAAATTAGGCGGTTTGGTGACTGGGGGAGTTTGTATATTTGTCCTAGTCGAAACACGAAGTAAATGCCCACTCAGACAACGCGATCGCCTGTTAGTTTTGTTACTGACCTTGAGTACGCCAGGAGTCCTGGCAATGGGTGTGTCCTATACGACTTGGGGCGCTGTCGGTTTGCTGTTGGGTAGCTTTTATGGCCGTGAGTTGAGTATGACAGTTATCTGCTTACTTTTGTTCATTTTACCCATGAGTATGGAAATCAGCACTATTGGACTAGTAGCTGGTGCGGCTGGGGGAATTTTAGGTAGTTACATCGCCCACAGATTGCGATCGCGTGAGGAATTAGCCCTTTTGGGTGGGGCGATCGCTATTACCCAAGGTGGAGTTTACCTACTGATGAAAGTCTTGATTGGTGCGGCTTTTGGTTCCTCCTGGTATCTCATCCTCCAAGAAGCAGGGTTATTTACTTTATCGGGACTAGCTTGGAGTGTTGTGGCTTTGGGTTTAAGTCCTTATTTAGAAAAGCTATTTGATTTAGTTACCCCCATTCGCTTGGCAGAATTAGCAAATCCCAATCGACCTTTATTAAAACGGTTAGCGACGGAAACACCAGGGACATTTCAACATACCCTATTTGTGGCAACCCTGGCGGAAGCTGCGGCAAAACACCTGGGATGTAATGTGGAATTGGTGAGGGCTGGGACTTTGTATCACGATATTGGCAAAATGCACGACCCCCTGGGCTTTATTGAAAACCAAATGGGGGGGCCAAATAAACACGAAACGGAAATCAAAGACCCGTGGAAGAGTGCAGAAATTATTAAAAAGCACGTCAGTGAAGGCTTGGTAATGGCGCGGAGACATCTTTTACCCACAGCGATTCAAGCCTTTATCCCCGAACATCAAGGGACAATGTTAATTGCCTATTTTCATCATCAAGCAGAACAGATGGCACAGACAGACCCTAATATTGTCGTCAATGAAGCCGATTTTCGCTATGACGGCCCGATTCCCCAATCGCGGGAGACAGCCATAGTGATGTTGGCTGATGCTTGTGAAGCTGCATTGCGATCGCTCAAGGATGTAAATACTGAACAAGCTTTAACTGTTCTGAATAATATTCTCCGCGCTAGATGGCAAGATAATCAACTCATTGATTCAGGTTTGACGCGGGAAGAAATGTCACAAATTGCCGAAATTTTTGTAGAAGTTTGGCAACAGTTTCATCATAAACGGATTGCTTATCCCAAAATGAAGTCTGGTAAGGGGTAA